The genomic interval GTTCCAACCAAGGAATATAACTTCACGTATGTCATGATGACCCTTCACTTACTGGTGCACCATTGCCCACTGACTTAAAGCAGGATCCAATACTAGCACCCCGTCGGGTCGTGCTGAAACAATGACGCCGGACTGGTCTGTGGCTGAAGTGCAGGAATTTGTGCCTCAGGGCTTCGATACTGCCCACATGGTAAGGCTGCACCTTCCGAGTGAAAATGCAAACAAAAACcgaaaaataaataaacttccCCAGCCCATGCAATTCACTCTTCTGCCTTTCTAACCCCACACCATGCCGCTCTGCCTGCCCAAGAATTCCTGTCGCCCCCAAAATTACCGAAACTCTCGGTTGTTGGCATCGTGCATTTGTTTGATGAGGCAACCCTATTGCTATCAAGATGCAGAGCGTTTGGACGGACTGCGGCTACATGCCTGCGGCCCTCTTCGCCTCCCCCGTTTGTCAACCTCCACCAGAATCCCATTACATCACATCCTCTACGCACCCTTCTCGTTATGACTCAACTAACGTACGTCCCCAGGCCTCTCTCCAAGGGAATAGTAACGGTGGCGTTCCTTCGACGAGCCCGTTTGATCCTTTTGTGACAGCCTCGAACCCCCTTTCCGCGGCTAGTGCGGTCGGACCAGTCCAGGCCAACCCTTTTGCACATGATACTGCGGCGGCAGCTGCAGCACTGGGCGGCGCCTTTTTCGCCGGACAGTCCGGCTTCCAACAACCTGTAGGTCTCTACGCCACTTGAAACTATGGGCTTGTCTTACATTATCATCCTTAATACAGGTCCAGTACCATTTGTACGCTCCTATTGGCCCTCATAGTCAAAACACGCTGGGCTACCAACGGAATGTTCatgatcttttccttcccaaTGACTTCCGCGAAGAACTGCAGAAGAAAGCTGCAGCTACACTACAAACCTTACCGAGTATGTCGATTCCATTTCATGAGCCATATCCAACGGAGCTGACTGGAAGCCAGACACCCAACTACCCGCTCAAGTCGATTACTTCCATTCCCTTGTCCCCTTGGACCTAAATCACCAGAAGAACGCAACCATCTTTGGCTTTCCCAGTTGGGTATATAAAGCGCAATCCAGCAAAGATGGCAATTTCTATGCTCTTCGAAGACTAGAAGGTAAACTTCTCTTTTAATTTTCAATTTGAAAAGTTCCCAGCTGACTCGCCCCAAGGTTTTCGCTTGACAAATGAGAAAGCGATCCGATCGGTTCAGGCGTGGAAACGAGTTTGTAACGGAAGCGTGGTAACAGTCCACGATGCCTTTACCAGCAGGAGCTTCCAAGACAGCTCGCTGATCTTTGTCACTGACTACCACCCTCTCTCTAAAACACTTGCCGAACAACACCTGGGTGCTGGGAATAGGTTTCAAGGCCGGCATAATACGCACATCCCTGAGCAGGTCCTGTGGGGCTATATGACCCAGATCGCAAACGGCCTCAAGGCTATCCACAGCAACGGGCTTGCCGCAAGGATTCTTGATCCCAGTAAAGTTCTCGTCACCGGCAAAAATCGCATTCGCCTGAACGCCTGTGCTATCATGGATGTGGTCCAGTATGATACCCAGCGGTCTATCGCCGAACTCCAACGTCAGGACTTGGTTAATTTCGGACAACTCATTGTGACTTTGGGCGCCAATACGCCCAGTGTCATGCATAACCCCACCAAAGCTATGGAACATTTTACCCGTGCTTACAGTCCACAACTCAAGAATTCGGTGTTCTGGTTGCTCAATGGACTGCAGAAGGACCAAGACCGAAATATTGACATCTTCATAACTGGCATTTCTTCGCAGTTAATGTCAACATTCGACTCAGCCCTCCATCTGGACGATGAACTGACGTCAGACTTGAGCCGGGAACTTGAGAATGGCCGTTTGGTTCGTCTAGTGACCAAGTTGAATTTCGTCAACGAGCGGCCGGAGTATGAGCATGATCGGCAGTGGTCGGAGAATGGGGAGCGATACTTCCTTAAGATGTTCCGCGACTACGTGTTCCACCAAGTTGATGCTCAGGGTGACCCGGTCGTTGACCTGGGTCATGTGCTTTCATGTCTGAATAAGTTGGATGCGGGCACGGATGAGAAAATCACTTTGGTGAGTCGCGATGAACAAAGTTGCTTTGTCGTTAGCTACAAAGACATCAAGAAAGCACTGGAGTCGTCATTTCAGGCGCTTCTGAAGCCCACCAGAAGGCTTCATTAAACAGCCCCATAGAGGGCCAATCCCACGACGGATCCTTTCCCTCGAAGGAAAGACCACTTATATATGCGGAGGGACCTAGGTTAAGGAGATATCTCGTATGAAATGATCTGGCGATGTCTTTGCACATGATTCTTATTTAGGAGGATATATTCTTAGAAATCTGCTCTCAGAAGACTGAGTCTCACGGCCGACTTACAACTGCTTTATCTGTGCGGAAAGCTGGGATCATACATCCCCGAGTTGATTTTATTGCAACGCGGCAACGAATGTTTGCTTGCTTTGAAAATACGATGCCATTGATATATGAACGAAGATACAGATGCAATTGATTACAGACATATCACATTATTCGAATGGCTCGGTAGACCTAGCATGAACGGACATATCTCGTAGAGCCAACTTTTGATATCCTAAAAGTAGTTAGTATAAACGATACGACTTCATTCCAACTACAAGTCAAAGGCATGAGCCCACAACTCCATCCCCTCGTCATAATCATCCTGatcatcctccacccacGCGGCAAGCCGCTCCTTCAGATCCTCCACCGTCAACTCCTCGTTCCACTCATCCCACTCCGTCgccccctccaccaccttCTTCGGCGGAACCAAGACCTGATCGACAATGTGCACATTTCCATCCCGCCCCAACGCATCCGCAACCGCCACCCGCTGAAACCCATTAACCTTCAACGAAGCATACGGCCCAAACCGCGCCACATCAACACTCAACCTCCTACCCCCCAACAACGTCGGCAGATCCAAATGCGTGAACCCCTTGACCCCAAACGGCCGGATCTCGCCCTCCTCCGTGTAAATCACATCCGAGTACAGCGTCCGATCCGGAACAATATGATACTTGAGAAGAGCGAGGAGGTATTTCTGGCCATAGGGCGAGAACAGGAACGCGTTGATTTTGAGGCCGAGTTTGCTGAAGGCTGTGTTGGAGGGGGCAAAGATCGTGTGGCCTTTCCCGGTGTCTTTGCCTGTGTTTTCGGGTATGGTGAGGTTGGTTTTGAGGATGGCGAGGTCGAAGGTGCTGAATTTTGTGGGGACTAGGTCGAGTAGCGTTTTGGTTGTTGGGGGTGGGATGAGGACGCTGGATATACCGTGGATTAGGCCGTTTGTGCCGGGCTGGAATTTGTTagtttggtttcttttctaggGTGTTTGGTGGTTTGTTTCCGTTGGGaatggagatgaggaggggGGTTGTTGATAGGGTGGAGGGACTTACAATATCAGGTGCTACGACCCGACTATAGAAGTTCAGCGTTAGACCTCTCCAGCCTGCTCGGACGGATAGTCTCTGCGGGAGCTTGTCTCCCAATGCTCGACTCTCCAATTCAGTCGGCAGAGTGTGGCTATGGAAGACGGTGCGGGCGTCCCAGAGTCCCGGGACGAGGTGGTACTTGATGAAGGCGCGGATGAGCTCCTTGGGCGGTTTGTGGTCGTCATGGTGCGGGATCTTCTCGAATGCGTCGTCTGTGGGCGCGAAGAAAGTGTGGTTTGCTTCTGTCGAGTTGAGGAGATGGACTAgttcctcgtcttctttgaTAAGCTTCGCCAGGATGGTGGTGTATTTGCTTTCAGTGATGAGCTCGTAGATGGTCTTGTCGGAGGGCGGGTGGTGTGGGGGATGTAGTTGGGAGAAGGGAGGCAGCTCGGTGATGTCCAAGGGGAAGTATTCTGCGTCGTCATagtcgtcatcgtcgaaGTAGTCGTAGTCGTAGTCTTCTGCGTCTACTGTGTCAAAGATCGGGGGGAGGATGTCGTCTAGGCGACTGTTTTGTATTTCGGATGCGGCGTCCAATAGTGAGAGTTGAAGGAGGTAATCGTCGAGGGCGGCCTTATCGTTTACGTCTATGTTGTTGAGGTCGAGGTCTTTTAGGGCTTGTTGGGAGGTGGGAATGAATAAGGCCGAGGAGAGAGTGGCGGTTGCTG from Aspergillus flavus chromosome 7, complete sequence carries:
- a CDS encoding poly(A) ribonuclease subunit, which codes for MASAGKPTLDDSRRATGSPKMKARENAKDTLCRNVTIYGRCRYEDKGCAFNHDPHKVNTTYQSDSNNSRRRLNVDSPSFTPSLLSSNGSSPTTASVTAKKAATISPKAANAAPFQPRNITSPGSNTSTPSGRAETMTPDWSVAEVQEFVPQGFDTAHMASLQGNSNGGVPSTSPFDPFVTASNPLSAASAVGPVQANPFAHDTAAAAAALGGAFFAGQSGFQQPVQYHLYAPIGPHSQNTLGYQRNVHDLFLPNDFREELQKKAAATLQTLPNTQLPAQVDYFHSLVPLDLNHQKNATIFGFPSWVYKAQSSKDGNFYALRRLEGFRLTNEKAIRSVQAWKRVCNGSVVTVHDAFTSRSFQDSSLIFVTDYHPLSKTLAEQHLGAGNRFQGRHNTHIPEQVLWGYMTQIANGLKAIHSNGLAARILDPSKVLVTGKNRIRLNACAIMDVVQYDTQRSIAELQRQDLVNFGQLIVTLGANTPSVMHNPTKAMEHFTRAYSPQLKNSVFWLLNGLQKDQDRNIDIFITGISSQLMSTFDSALHLDDELTSDLSRELENGRLVRLVTKLNFVNERPEYEHDRQWSENGERYFLKMFRDYVFHQVDAQGDPVVDLGHVLSCLNKLDAGTDEKITLVSRDEQSCFVVSYKDIKKALESSFQALLKPTRRLH
- a CDS encoding Fasciclin domain family protein → MKVHLWTVAATATLSSALFIPTSQQALKDLDLNNIDVNDKAALDDYLLQLSLLDAASEIQNSRLDDILPPIFDTVDAEDYDYDYFDDDDYDDAEYFPLDITELPPFSQLHPPHHPPSDKTIYELITESKYTTILAKLIKEDEELVHLLNSTEANHTFFAPTDDAFEKIPHHDDHKPPKELIRAFIKYHLVPGLWDARTVFHSHTLPTELESRALGDKLPQRLSVRAGWRGLTLNFYSRVVAPDIPGTNGLIHGISSVLIPPPTTKTLLDLVPTKFSTFDLAILKTNLTIPENTGKDTGKGHTIFAPSNTAFSKLGLKINAFLFSPYGQKYLLALLKYHIVPDRTLYSDVIYTEEGEIRPFGVKGFTHLDLPTLLGGRRLSVDVARFGPYASLKVNGFQRVAVADALGRDGNVHIVDQVLVPPKKVVEGATEWDEWNEELTVEDLKERLAAWVEDDQDDYDEGMELWAHAFDL